The genomic segment CTAGCAGGCTTTATTGTTTGCAGTATTTGAAAGAACAAAGGCTTCCTCCACTAACATTCATACCTCTTCAATCGGTGCGTGTGAAGCCAGTTATTGAGAGGTTGCGTACCTTAGGAGGAACAGCCAAGTTGGTCTTTGATGTTATACAATATCCATGGTTGAAGTGTGCAGATCAATCATATGAATTATCACGTGCATGTACATGGAAATCTTAGTTATTATCTGCCTGATTATGATTACATATCGAATTGAATCTCACATTCTTTAGTTCTCGTATCAAAGTAGCAGGAAATTGTCACATGCATTGTGTATGTCAAGAATTCTGCATTTTTCTTCACATATGTTTCTCAAGAATTTGTATTTTGTACAGTTTTCCTGCATAAATGCGAACCATTTCTTGTCAGACACCTGCTTTAGGTTATCTTTATATGTTTACATTGCTCATTCTCTTATCTGAAATAATGTCTTTTGTATTATCAAAGTTTCCTGTTTGCCAGAAGGTTCTAAATTGAAATGATTGTTGCTTgtgaaaatttgatttttaagcTTCATTGCTCTCCTGTTTAATACCTGTTATGTGAATAAATCTGAGGCATATGTAAAGTTTTTCTGGTGAATCTTGCAGGGATGTTGCATAAATTATGCCTTTGTCTGGTTGTGTGAAATTAGCTGCCTTGTTGGTGATAAATTTTCAGTTTTGGAGTTTGCTGCCACAACTTTGATTCTCCCCATGTGTAGAACTTACCCTCCCTAAATCTGTCCATTCATTGATATTATATACTTGAGAATTATTGGTTATTTATAATTCAAGTATTTCTGTAGGAGGTTGAGTCCTTTTCAGCAATGCTATTGTAGGTCCTTTCCTTGACAGACACAGATTTGATCCTGTGCTGGAAAAAGCTATTTTGTTTGCTGTTGGAAATACCTTAGTTTGTGATGATCTTCGTGAAGCTAAAGATCTGAGCTGGAGCGGGCAGAGGTTCAAAGGTATAAGAGTGCTGTATTTTTTCCTAGAGTTGCTAAACTGACCGATGCTATTTCTCTCTCCTTTTTCTTGGCTCACAGTTGTGACTACTGATGGGACCTTACTGACCAAATCCGGAACCATGACTGGGGGCACAAGCGGTGGAATGGAGGCACGTTCACACAAATGGGATGACAAAAAAATTGAAGGTCTTTGAAGTTTTTATTCCACACCATATCAGTTTGGTTACTTTTCTGCTGATGTTATTGTGCATTGCAGGGCttaagaagaaaaaagaagatctTGAATCCGAAACTGAAAAGCTTGGATCAATAAGAGAAATGCAGCTCAAGGAGTCTGAAGCATCTGGCAAAATCAGTGGACTAGAGAAAAAAATTCAGTATGCAGAAATCGAGAAGGTTTGCCTTCCCCTTTGTAAATCTTCTTACAGGGAAAAAGGTCATAAACATCCATTTCCCCTTTGTATGCATTTATTCTCTTTTTGCTATGGACCAGTGGACAATAGTGTAATCACAAACTGAACAAAAAGTTTCAGTGACATAAGAAATTGGACAAACCTGACAATCctatttcaaagttgttgcagTCTGGTTCTAATAATTTCTTTTGTTTAATGATGCTGGGAAGGCACGAGATTTCAGGATGCTTCATGTGTTTTGTGCTTGTTTTGGTTTAGTTGAAGATTAGATTATTGCATTTTCATTTGGAAGGAAAATGGTTGGAGATTAAAGAGGATACTTGGCGCATTATGTTAATATTGTTTTTGCTTAAATACATTGTGTTGAAAATCCTTTGTtgtatttaattgaattttgaaGCAACTATACAAATTAATTCTCCGTCATCTTACTTGCTGACACTCCCCCTCGATGTTTTTGTGAAGCCGTCTTTCCTGTCTAGGGCGCTAACTTGAAATAAGAGTTATCTCATCATTGATACTTACCTAATTTTCATCTTGACTCTagtttttgtcaaacaaccaaCTGTTTAATATAGTCCACCGTCACCTCTCGAAGATCATCTGGAACATCATCATTCAAGTGTTAAGTACAAACAATTGACAATAACTTTCCAAAGCTGACTAGATTTCTAAACCAGCCTCCAAAGCATCTCGAGTTGTCGACGAGAACATAAAAGGTTTCCCCACAATGGATCCGTTGAATAGATCAGCTTGGCAGTGACCATCAAGTTTCCAACTGCCACTGTCAATGTTTTGGATTGTTAGTGGCAGGCAGCTTCACTTCGCCATTCTAGTATCCCCATTTGCCTTTGTCATCAATCACCAAGTGCATTGATTGAGACCATGCAAGGTAATTTTGCCCATGCAATTGGTGAATCATAACTTGGAGGgaattttgtgaaaaagaaatagTCAGATGTGAGACACTCCTACCCACGCTGCAGCTGGATTTCGAAGTGGCAAAACCAGCGCCAACCGTGGTGGCCGTAATTTTAATCAGGCCCTGGGCTTGGTACTATGAAACAATGAGCATAAGAAAAAATGAAGTAATATTCTGTCCTTTTATTGAATTACTTGTTTGCAGAGGAAACAATTACAATCTAAATTGAGAAAAGCGAACCCAAGTATTCCTCTTAAATCTGGAAACTAATTTATTCTCTCCATAATCCTGGGATTTAACTTTCCTAACTAATTTAAATCAATTTTCAATCATAGCTACTTTACCGATGTTAATGAATTTAATTCTCAATTGTAGCTGATTTGTTGACGAGTTTTTATGAATTTGTGCTTGTTGAACGTAATTATCTAATCAGATGCAGATTGACTTCTAATACAAAATGTCTCCTTTAGCCTTACATAGGTAACCTAAAGATGCCTATCcatgttaatttttttaatgcagTATTGATTAGTTTGAAAGCGGTGGCATGTACTGTGATGGTTTTCAGATGTCATCACATTGTAATGTAATTTGACTCTTTTTGTAGAAAAGCATAGAGGACAAGCTTACCAAAATGAAGGTGGAGAAGAGCAATATAGAAGATGAAATTGGTCGCGTCAGACCTGAATTTcaaaaggtttttttttttgttccatAATATTCCTATTTCTGGTTAAAAATACCTAAAAATGGGTTTGGCCTTTGTAGTTGGAAAATGCTATTAGCACAAGGACATCAAAGATAACATCATTGGAAAAGAGAATCAATGATATAGTTGACCGAATCTACAAGAGATTCAGTGAGTCTGTCGGTGTGAAAAACATTCGAGAATATGAAGAAAATCAACTAAAGGCCGTTGATCAGATGGCTGCAGAGAAGCTCAGCTTGCATAACCAGCATTCAAAGCTAAAGTACCAGTATGTATTCTAGTGGCTTATTTATCAGGTCTTTAAGATAGTTGTTTTGGCATATCTATTTGGATTTTGGAATGCTTATTTTAATACTGTTTGAGTGGCTTTTTTGGTAATCCCTCTAAGGCTTTCACGTGTTAATTTGCATTCATAAAAAAACATTTCAGGCACTGTTAAAGCATTTATTGAACTTGTTCTTAAGATTCATGACTGAACAAGCATCTGCTTGTTTAATAGTCACTTATATATGAATTTCATCGTCTCTCTTTAGATGCAATTTGGTACAGCATAACTAGCTACGATGCTTCTAAGAATCTTTTTAATTGACAGAGGACTAAAATGTAGCAAAGCTGCAGTCATTTTTGGGTAATTTTGATTGAaaacggttttttaaaacaaGTATCATAGGTGCAATCAAGCTACTATCTTATGTTAAACTGTGCTCTTGGATAATGTCTTCCAGAAATGTCCATGTAagtatgagcaaagctgaaaaGTCCAGGACCATAAAGTTTTATTAAAGTTTCTACATAGCTGGCTGCATTTCAAACTTATAATAACAAGTATCATGGATCAATCCAGCTGGCATCTTATGGTACATGTGTGCTGAGTTATTTCAACTTCCAGATATATTCTTTAACATATTATCCAGCTGCAAAGTGCAGACACAAAATTTTAACCATTTTTCTCCATGACCGACCGATTATTTCTCTAAGAAATTAAGGTTGTACGTGGATGGATGGATTTCGAATGAAACTCATTGTGAGTATATTTGAAGTTGACCACAATTTCTATTAACATCGCTTAACTTGAAATTCACTCAAATTTTGTACATCCAAGCAAGTCAAAGAATTTGATAtcaatggatttgaaatccatgTTCCCAAATGTATCAATCCAAGCACAACCTAAAACACTTGGTTTTGGTATTGTTTGTGAAGGTAGAGCTGAGTATTAATGTGGTCTTATTTGCATTTAATGTCAAGGACAGACCCAAAACTTTATCCCTTTTTCTCCATGACTGGCCAATTTCTTGTGATAAGAAACTTCAACTCTTGGTTTTGGTATTGTTTGTGAAGGTAGACCTCAGTATTATTGTGGTCTCCTTTTGCACTGAATGAAGTACAGTGTATTAATCTCAACCCATTTGGCTAGATTGGAGTATGAAATGAAACGAGATGTGGGTTCACGAATTGCCAAACTGGAATCAACAATATCTGACTTGAAAAATTCTTTGAAAGAGGTAGAGAAAAGTCAGAATGATTTGAAATCAGCAACGGAGACTGCAAATTCCGAGATCGAGAATTTAAAGGAAGAAGTACAAGGTACTTAAGTGTCTTTTTCCCTTTTTTCTTGGGCTAAAACCCTAAGTGCCAGTCCCTTAAGCATGTGAAATTGTAGCCACATACCATAAATCTCAATAGGAATATATATATGCTTTTTTGATGAAATGACGGATTGATAGATATTAAATCGTAAGGCACATAAGCATAGTAGAGCCTAGGTGAAAGGCATGGTTTATGCTTTATTGAAGTGAGGCATTCAAAGgaataatattttgaatctaTATCTCTAATGTGATTTTCATCATATAAATGCCAACATGCACTTAAAAAGCTATTAAACAACtataaaacaaataattatCAGTTCAGAAGCACAGATGAATTACTATTATCTTGTCTTTCGTTTTTTGTTTATCCCTCGCATGCTTAAGAAACATCCTGGATTTGCTTTTGCTAAAGGCTGATTAGGTATTTGTGATTTGGAATTCATGATAATGCTAGATCTGGTTTTCATCTTGTCACTATTGTATTCTTGTGATCTAAGTTCCGATTTTGAGGTCCCCTACTTTTCGTTCTGGACCAtttagaattttgaattttacatGAAAACTCTAAATTTACCATCTATCCTCTTCAGCATGGAAGTCAAAATCTGAAGACTGTGAAAAGGATATCCAGGAATGGAAGAAAAAGATCTCTGCAGCCACTACAAATATTAGCAAGCACAATCGTCAAATTAAGTCCAAGGTTTGCGATGATCTATTGCTATCCTTGAGAAATATCATTTATGAGCTTCCAGATATTAGCTTTTTAAACATCATTCTTTTACTGCCTTCAAGTTTAGATTACCTAATTTAGCaaaataatttacgtaaattttATATGCTTATGGAATTGCAGGAGGCTCTGATTGAGCAGTTGAATTTGCAGAAGCAAGAGATATTAGAGAAGTGTGAGCTAGAACAAATAGATATTCCAACAGTGGATGACCCTATGGATACCGGATCATCAACACCGGGGCCAGTTTTTGACTTCAGTTTACTGAATAGGTCTCTTCTACAAAAGTCAAAACCATCTGAAAGGGACaaaattgaaattgaatttactCAAAAAATAACTTCTTTGATGTCTGAAATCGAAAGAACAGCTCCGAATTTGAAGGCACTCGACCAATATGAGGCTGTGTTGGCAAAGGAAAGAGCTGCATCCAAAGAATGGGAAGCTGCCAGAGATGAGCAGAACAAAATAACTGCTGAATTCAACCAAGTTAAGCAGACGAGGTGCTCtattaattgtttaaaaatttcttaCTATGTCGTAGAAGGTTATCCTTCGAAACCTATGCATCGGTAGAATTATAATACCTAAAAGACCTATATCGACCTTACTGCACAAAATAATGATATTGGATGTTGTGAAAAATTTGTGGCAACTGTATAATGAGGCAAGGACTTCCTGTAAATCTTGTATAAAACCTTCAAAGCCTGTTTACTCTGAGTCTCAATATTAAACCAAGCACATGATTTCTAGACAGCAAAACTAATCTTGGTAGAAATGGTATGCTAAATTGTGCTGGAGTCATGTTTCTTAATATATCTTGTTTTGAAAGGGAATTGTACTGCGAGTTTAAATTAAAAAGACCAAGTGTTTGTTATATATGTGATATGGATGCCTATTACAAGAATAAGGTCCTTTTGGTTTATTCTCAGTTTTGTCTGTGATCTATGTGTGCATTCTGTCCTACTACCACACTTTTGCTTCTGAACGTTTTGGCTTATGCTTCAACTTGATGTTGTCATGCACAACCTTCAGTTTATGCCGAGCAGCTTACCATTAGCATCACACTTGTGTTATTCGTGCTTCTGTATGGCACAGAGACTATCTGTTTGTCCCAACTTGTTTCGTGCTGCTAACTTTATGTTCAATTTAGGCATGACTTGTTTATGAAAGCCTTTGATCATATATCTGGTAACATCGACAAAATATACAACGAACTCACAAAGAGCAATACACACTCAGTGGGCGGGGCAAGCAGTACCCATGCAGTGGGTGGAACCGCGTATCTGAACTTGGAGAACCCGGATGAGCCATATTTATATGGCATCAAGTACAGTGCTATGCCACCAACCAAGCGGTATCGTGACATGTCACAGCTATCTGGTGGTGAGAAAACTGTAGCAGCACTTGCCCTACTCTTCTCAATCCATAGGTATTTACAATACCATGCATTAGTGATCTCTTTGAAGGAATTCCCGCTCACTCTTACCAACTGATTGTTTTTATATCCTGGGATTTTTCAGTTTTAGACCTTCACCATTCTTCATATTAGATGAAGTGGATGCTGCATTAGACAATCTAAATGTGGCCAAAGTTGCTAGCTTTATTCGGTCAAAATCATGTGGAGGAGCAAGGCTAGATGTAGATGTGGAACTTGGTACCGGATTTCAGAGCATCGTGATCTCACTCAAGGATAATTTTTACGATAAAGCCGAAGCTTTGGTTGGTGTTTACAGAGACTCTGATAGAGGGTAAACAATCCTTACTCTCTTCCATTTTTTTCGTCTGTTTCATATTTGAGTCACAAGAGAACAAATATTGGTGCTTATTTGCTGCAGATGCTCGCGGACGTTGACGTTTGATTTGACAAAATACCATGAATagtgagtgattcaactcactCCAGGCTCGTTCCATGTTGGCCCGAAGCTGGTTTCTGATGTTTATAACGATCCCAAAAGTATGTATTAAGATATGTTACTCAGGAATATTAGAATATACAGGTTCAGGGTCTGTAGTTTCATAGAATCTAGTTTCAGGTGCGTTAATACTTTTATGACttcatgttatttttatttcccTGACTTTGATCTTATTTGAGACAAATTATAATGGAAGTTTGAagggtttttatttttaaaaagatgtATAGTTTGACAGCCTATCTCATGCTCAAAAGAGGATTTTGTAAAAGACTGAAGATGAAGGAACTACCGTCCTTTGTTATTGAAGTGGAGTAAAAATCAAGGAATGTTCGGTACAGATATGGAGCTTATTTATACAAGTTCTCAGCTACTCTCAGTACACTAAATGAAGAAGCGTACTAACAAAACAAGTATTAACAACACGACTTATGCTATATATTCAACACACCCCCCCTCAAGCTTGGTATAGGTCATGAACACCAAGCTTGGACAACAAAAAAGTGTGCTGCTCTTTGCTCAACCCCTTGGTGAATATATCCGCAAGTTGGTGAGAAGTAGAAACGTGCGCCGTCTTGATCAAGCATGCCTTGATCTTTTCGCGCACCAAATGACAGTCAATTTCGATGTGTTTGGTACGCTTATGATACATAGGATTCGCCGCAATATGCAAGGCTGCTTTATTGTCGTAATATAAGACGGCAGGGCCTTGTAAACGCACTCCCATGTCTGATAGCAGGCCAGTGATCCAAACAACTTCACATGTGGTTGTAGCCATGGCCCTATATTCAGCTTCAGCAGAAGACCGGGACACAGTGCTTTGCTTTTTCGTTCGCCAAGATAACAATGAACTTCCCAATTTGATGCAATAACCTGTAAGGGACCGTCGAGTCATGGGACATGCGGCCCAATCCGAATCACAGTGGGCAGTAAGAATGAAGGCGCTGTGGACAGGAAGCAGAATGCCAAGGCCAGGCGATTTCTTGATATATTTCACAACTCGAAGTGCAGCATCCATGTGAGATTGCTTGGGGGAGTGCATAAACTGACTTAAGTGTTGAACAACATAAGATAAGTCAGGTCTAGTGATTGTAAGATAAATCAGCTTGCCAACTAAATGGGCACAAGAATCAGGATGAGAAAGAACAGGATCATTTGAAGTGTCTTGACTCATG from the Primulina tabacum isolate GXHZ01 chromosome 16, ASM2559414v2, whole genome shotgun sequence genome contains:
- the LOC142529771 gene encoding structural maintenance of chromosomes protein 1-like isoform X1, encoding MPSRPASGKILRLELENFKSYKGHQVIGPFYDFTAIIGPNGAGKSNLMDAISFVLGVRTGQLRGAQLRDLIYAFDDREKERRGRKAHVMLVYQLPEGSEIQFTRSITTAGGSEYRVGDRVVNWDEYNAKLRSLGILVKARNFLVFQGDVESIASKNPKELTALLEQISGSEEYKRQYEELEQHKAEVDEKAVLAHQKKKTISAEKKQKKLQKEEAEKHIKLQDQLKSLKQEHFLWQLLNIQKDAEKANEDLDVEENVRKEIVDELGNYEAESSKKKKEQIGYLKDIAQRERRITEKRSKIDKSQPELVRLKEAILRITSKIKSTNKELSKKKEEKRRHTEEVEKIRNNLSDVTKQLEELRKKGQDAGGKLQLLDSQMETYHQIKEEAGMKTAKLKDEKEVLDRQQNADIEARNNLEENILQLDSRKQELESQEKQMQTRLKKILDAVGKHKDELTRVRKEQREMKDKLVESRRKYEMLKAKISDLDNQLRELKADRHENERDARMSQSVETLNRLFPGVHGRMTDLCRPTQKKYNLAVTVAMGRFMDAVVVEDEHTGKECIKYLKEQRLPPLTFIPLQSVRVKPVIERLRTLGGTAKLVFDVIQFDPVLEKAILFAVGNTLVCDDLREAKDLSWSGQRFKVVTTDGTLLTKSGTMTGGTSGGMEARSHKWDDKKIEGLKKKKEDLESETEKLGSIREMQLKESEASGKISGLEKKIQYAEIEKKSIEDKLTKMKVEKSNIEDEIGRVRPEFQKLENAISTRTSKITSLEKRINDIVDRIYKRFSESVGVKNIREYEENQLKAVDQMAAEKLSLHNQHSKLKYQLEYEMKRDVGSRIAKLESTISDLKNSLKEVEKSQNDLKSATETANSEIENLKEEVQAWKSKSEDCEKDIQEWKKKISAATTNISKHNRQIKSKEALIEQLNLQKQEILEKCELEQIDIPTVDDPMDTGSSTPGPVFDFSLLNRSLLQKSKPSERDKIEIEFTQKITSLMSEIERTAPNLKALDQYEAVLAKERAASKEWEAARDEQNKITAEFNQVKQTRHDLFMKAFDHISGNIDKIYNELTKSNTHSVGGASSTHAVGGTAYLNLENPDEPYLYGIKYSAMPPTKRYRDMSQLSGGEKTVAALALLFSIHSFRPSPFFILDEVDAALDNLNVAKVASFIRSKSCGGARLDVDVELGTGFQSIVISLKDNFYDKAEALVGVYRDSDRGCSRTLTFDLTKYHE